From a region of the Solanum stenotomum isolate F172 chromosome 2, ASM1918654v1, whole genome shotgun sequence genome:
- the LOC125856774 gene encoding uncharacterized protein LOC125856774, with translation MKSTIRYTFVAPGDIGKGRRRGLKSFGEKGNLPSKSILPQSSDLVKKYIKEIETNYIGKGRGQGLKNSTMSTSQGIRIMHKNSMAFEKENMQINTSSPTSTNQVKKYTQEIETMGPGAIKKGLEKRTGSLSSTLGISKYEVGSFNKSVVFANVTPTKCTKSSSTMPSSHEM, from the exons ATGAAGAGTACTATAAGATATACATTTGTCGCACCTGGTGATATTGGAAAGGGACGACGACGAGGGCTTAAATCTTTTggtgagaaaggtaatttaCCATCTAAGAGTATATTGCCTCAATCAAGTGATTTAGTTAAGAAGTACatcaaagaaattgaaacaa attatATAGGGAAGGGACGAGGACAAGGACTTAAAAACTCTACCATGTCTACTAGTCAAGGAATACGAATAATGCATAAGAACTCCATGGCTTTTGAGAAAGAGAACATGCAAATTAATACTTCTTCTCCTACATCTACTAATCAAGTTAAGAAATACACCCAAGAAATTGAAACAA TGGGTCCAGGTGCTATAAAAAAGGGACTAGAGAAAAGAACTGGATCTTTGAGCTCCACTTTAGGAATTTCTAAATATGAGGTGGGATCTTTCAACAAGAGTGTTGTTTTTGCTAATGTTACTCCTACTAAATGCACCAAATCGAGTTCTACCATGCCTTCTAGTCACGAaatgtaa